A region of the Cyanobacteriota bacterium genome:
TGTTACGGCTGACAATTGGCGATCGCTTCATCGCTATGGACGGTCAACATCACTGGTGGCTGACTCAGTTAGACATTAATACTGCTCGGATTTTAGAACCAATAGCAGTGTCAACAGAGTTACCGCTACCCATTACTGTGCTGACGGCTCTTCCTAAGGGTAATCTCTTTGATGACGTAGTGCGCCAAGCTACGGAACTGGGGGTGAGCACGATTGTCCCCATGATTAGCGATCGCACCTTACTCCAGCCTAGTGCCCAAAAGCTTGAGCGTTGGCGACGCATAGCCCAAGAGGCCGCCGAGCAATCGCAACGGCTTGTGATCCCGACCTTGCTGGATCCATTACCCTTTCCTGTGGCGATCGCCCATCCCGCTACTACATCCCATCGTTACCTTTGCATCACAGAGCACTCTGCTCCCCATCTATTACAGTGTCTTCAACAGGATCTTCAACAGGTTGCCATTTCCCATGAGCAATCGACCTTGCCTGGTTCGTCACCTGCGGATTTGGCAGTTGCTATTGCTACTGGCCCTGAGGGTGGATGGAGTGATACAGAAATTCAGCAGGCGATCGCGGCTGGGTTTCAACCTGTGTCATTAGGAGCGCGCATATTGCGGGCAGTGACTGCGCCTGTTGTTGCTCTCGCTCTAATAGCCGCTACACTGGAACGAGAGCACCTTGACTAACAACCTATCATGTCTATCATTGAGCAAATTGCTGCTGCCATTGATCGTCAAGACTATCGTCAAGCAACTCAACTTACAGAGATGCTGCTGGCAAAATCACCCAACCATCCTTGGGGTCTGTTTTATACAGGTAAGCTTCACGAACTCAATGGCAGAGATGCGGCGGCGGAAGCAATGTATCGACAGCTCTTGCAGGAAACAACCATACCAAAAGTAGCACTCCAGGCTCGCCAAGGCCTACAGCGGCTGGCAATTACTCAACAGAGCCGACGCAAACAGGCGATCGCAGCAACCACCTGCGACCCAGCGAACGCCGTCCTCGGCTTCTTTGTAGTAGAACCAGTCGTTGGCGAAGCCCGGATGACAGCAGCCCAGAATTTTGCTCGCATTATGAACTCAGATCCGTCCACAGTGCGATTGACATTTCCTAGCAAGGGATGGCAACTGTATCGCACAGGGGCGATTGGTGAATTGCAGATCTATCAGCGAGACCTACAGGCTGTTAATATTGCTACATTTTGCGCCTCTCTAGAGGCCATCAATGCCATCCCAGTCTACCGAGTGGACTACATTGTGGATGTCCAGCCTGATATTAGGGTTATGTGTCGCAACAGTGACAATCAACTTGGTTCCTTTAGCTTCCAGTGGTCAGAGGTGACTCAGCGGGTGAATGGACAGGTGCCTGTACTGGAAGAAGTTGTAGATCTGGGGCCTTGGGGCAAACTTGAACGTAAAGAGCGCACTCAAGATTACGTGAATTTTCTCGATCTCCATCTGCATAGCCGCCAATGCATCCTACGGTTTTGTGATCACAGTTACCAGTTCCACGATGGTGTGGAGATTCAGCCCCGCAATGGCCCACGATCGTCATATCCCATCACTGCCCGCATTGGGTGGAACAACCTCATAGGCTATCTCAACCAACAGTTATCTAGCACAGCTCTCTACGACAACTTTCGGGCTTTTGCTGAGACTACCCTCGACCACCGCATTCACCTTACCAAGCTCAAATCTCAAACTGGCCTGACTCGTAAAATTGACACCCACTGGGATGCCGCCTTTCACCTGTATAGCACCCTAGCTTTTTTGAAAACGACTTCCAGTTAGTGATTGCCCTAGTCAAGTTTCAGACTCCACAGTTGTCCAAGGCAGAAACTCATAAGCTAGAGACTCATAGTAGCGCCTAGATCTATGCCACTTCTCTATGCTACAGCTACGGATAGCTTGTAGTATGGACTTAAGTCCTTACTAGCTTGAGTT
Encoded here:
- a CDS encoding 16S rRNA (uracil(1498)-N(3))-methyltransferase, with the translated sequence LRLTIGDRFIAMDGQHHWWLTQLDINTARILEPIAVSTELPLPITVLTALPKGNLFDDVVRQATELGVSTIVPMISDRTLLQPSAQKLERWRRIAQEAAEQSQRLVIPTLLDPLPFPVAIAHPATTSHRYLCITEHSAPHLLQCLQQDLQQVAISHEQSTLPGSSPADLAVAIATGPEGGWSDTEIQQAIAAGFQPVSLGARILRAVTAPVVALALIAATLEREHLD
- a CDS encoding tetratricopeptide repeat protein, whose protein sequence is MSIIEQIAAAIDRQDYRQATQLTEMLLAKSPNHPWGLFYTGKLHELNGRDAAAEAMYRQLLQETTIPKVALQARQGLQRLAITQQSRRKQAIAATTCDPANAVLGFFVVEPVVGEARMTAAQNFARIMNSDPSTVRLTFPSKGWQLYRTGAIGELQIYQRDLQAVNIATFCASLEAINAIPVYRVDYIVDVQPDIRVMCRNSDNQLGSFSFQWSEVTQRVNGQVPVLEEVVDLGPWGKLERKERTQDYVNFLDLHLHSRQCILRFCDHSYQFHDGVEIQPRNGPRSSYPITARIGWNNLIGYLNQQLSSTALYDNFRAFAETTLDHRIHLTKLKSQTGLTRKIDTHWDAAFHLYSTLAFLKTTSS